The proteins below come from a single Sorghum bicolor cultivar BTx623 chromosome 4, Sorghum_bicolor_NCBIv3, whole genome shotgun sequence genomic window:
- the LOC110434488 gene encoding diphthine--ammonia ligase produces MEVVALVSGGKDSCFAMMRCMDYGHKVVALANLIPLDDSVDELDSYMYQTVGHQIVVSYAKCMGLPLFRRRIRGSTRDQGLKYSVTAGDEVEDMFALLSEVKRQIPSISAVSSGAIASDYQRLRVESVCSRLGLVSLAYLWRQDQTLLLEEMIRRGIVAIIVKVAALGLKPSSHLGKELAELKCHLLQMNESYGINVCGEGGEYETLTLDCPLFRNARIILDDSEVILHSADSIASVGILHPRAFHLEHKLDSYDRIEDGPVTQESSSCLYEVDEVITHTDVEEKQSPSPAVDACANIDLCISKTGKNLRSIGCWIQDPSRASEGLKADLVAVLSRIENQLKEEGLGWVNVLYVHLYISSMKEFGLANEVYVSFITEKKCYLGVPSRSTIELPLVQAGLGKAYVEVLVSNEVVKRVLHVQSISCWAPSCIGPYSQATLYEEILYMAGQLGLDPPTMKLCPGGPRAELELALQNTEAVANAFSCSIYSSAIHFLVYCSAQLTSSEKEEVEQTLKSSYIARLDCLKAVSSPTVLYVFAPDLPKGARVEIKPILYVPSNDDGVVTIEMETGVPLPAVSKAWTDCSALYSELRDSCCQVHTIGGRICSAVVSITDDIASKICSTAGQLYHRENLKTMARFCAFQIAKILEDNKFSWDSITMLRFYYSVDLSMAADALRGAFSEAFAELAEDNSSMRTDKIPFYNIVPVAGSGRSACTNDIMTCELLASNISSA; encoded by the exons ATGGAGGTGGTGGCGCTGGTGAGCGGCGGCAAGGACAGCTGCTTCGCCATGATGCGATGCATGGACTACGGCCACAAG GTTGTCGCCTTGGCTAATCTTATCCCCCTCGACGACTCCGTCGATGAGCTCGACAGCTACATGTACCAAACT GTTGGGCACCAGATTGTGGTGAGCTACGCGAAATGCATGGGCCTGCCTCTTTTCCGGAGGCGCATTCGCGGATCCACAAG GGATCAGGGCCTCAAGTATAGTGTCACAGCAGGTGACGAGGTAGAAGATATGTTTGCTCTGTTGAGCGAGGTTAAACGGCAAATTCCATCCATCAGCGCAGTGTCGTCAGGTGCAATCGCATCTGATTACCAGAGGCTCCGGGTTGAGAGCGTTTGCTCGAGGCTGGGCCTGGTCTCACTGGCGTATCTATGGAGGCAGGATCAGACTTTGCTCCTAGAGGAAATG ATAAGAAGGGGCATCGTGGCAATAATTGTGAAG GTTGCTGCACTGGGGCTGAAACCTTCTTCTCACTTAGGTAAAGAACTGGCTGAACTTAAGTGTCATCTGCTCCAAATGAATGA GAGTTATGGAATCAATGTGTGTGGTGAAGGTGGAGAATATGAAACACTAACTCTTGACTGCCCTCTATTTCGT AATGCAAGAATTATTCTCGATGACTCTGAAGTGATACTACACTCTGCTGACTCCATTGCTTCTGTTGGAATTCTTCATCCACGAGCATTTCATCTTGAGCACAAGCTAGATTCATATGATAGAATTGAGGATGGTCCTGTCACTCAAGAGAGTTCTAGTTGTCTATATGAGGTTGATGAAGTTATCACTCACACTGATGTGGAAGAAAAGCAGTCCCCAAGTCCAGCTGTTGATGCTTGTGCCAATATAGACCTATGTATCTCAAAGACAGGGAAGAATTTACGTTCAATTGGCTGTTGGATTCAGGATCCGTCCAGAGCTTCGGAAG GCCTGAAGGCAGACCTTGTAGCAGTTTTGAGCAGAATTGAAAATCAGCTCAAGGAAGAAGGGTTAGGTTGGGTGAATGTTTTATATGTTCACCTCTACATTTCAAGCATGAAGGAATTTGGATTGGCCAATGAAGTTTATGTCAGCTTTATTACGGAAAAGAAATGCTACCTGGGTGTTCCTTCGCGCAGTACAATTGAGTTGCCACTAGTTCAGGCTGGGTTGGGCAAAGCATATGTGGAAGTTCTAGTTTCAAATGAGGTGGTAAAGAGAGTTCTACATGTGCAAAGCATCTCCTGCTGGGCTCCTAGTTGCATTGGACCTTATAGCCAG GCAACTCTTTACGAAGAGATTCTCTATATGGCTGGTCAGCTGGGGCTTGACCCTCCTACGATGAAGCTCTGTCCTGGAGGTCCAAGAGCTGAACTAGAATTAGCACTACAAAATACTGAAGCTGTGGCTAATGCCTTTAGCTGCTCTATATATTCCTCGGCCATACACTTTCTGGTGTACTGCTCTGCACAGTTGACATCCAGTGAGAAGGAAGAAGTTGAACAGACATTGAAAAGTTCTTATATTGCTCGTTTGGATTGCTTAAAAGCTGTATCATCTCCAACTGTTCTATATGTATTTGCACCAGATCTTCCAAAAGG AGCACGTGTGGAGATAAAGCCTATATTGTATGTCCCCTCCAATGATGATGGGGTTGTTACCATAGAGATGGAGACTGGAGTTCCACTGCCAGCAGTGAGCAAAGCTTGGACTGATTGCAGTGCACTATACTCTGAGTTGCGTGATTCATGTTGCCAGGTCCACACAATTGGTGGGAGAATTTGTTCTGCTGTGGTGTCGATAACAGATGATATCGCATCGAAGATCTGTTCTACAGCTGGACAGCTATACCACAGAGAGAATTTGAAAACTATGGCTAGATTCTGTGCTTTCCAGATCGCGAAGATCCTGGAAGATAACAAATTTTCCTGGGACAGTATAACG ATGTTGAGGTTCTACTACTCGGTAGATCTCTCCATGGCGGCAGATGCATTACGTGGAGCTTTTTCCGAGGCATTTGCTGAGCTTGCGGAAGACAACAGTTCCATGAGAACTGACAAAATTCCTTTCTACAACATTGTGCCCGTAGCCGGATCTGGCCGCTCTGCATGTACGAACGATATAATGACATGCGAGTTATTGGCTTCCAACATTTCGAGTGCATAG
- the LOC8084684 gene encoding casein kinase I produces MDHVVGGKFKLGKKIGSGSFGELFLAVNVQTGEEVAVKLENVKTKHPQLHYESKLYMLLQGGTGIPHLKWFGVEGEYNVMVIDLLGPSLEDLFNYCSRKFSLKTVLMLADQMINRVEYMHQKGFLHRDIKPDNFLMGLGRKANQVYIIDYGLAKKYRDLQTHKHIPYRENKNLTGTARYASVNTHLGVEQSRRDDLESLGYVLMYFLRGSLPWQGLKAGTKKQKYDKISEKKMLTPVEVLCKSYPSEFISYFHYCRSLRFEDKPDYSYLKRLFRDLFIREGYQFDYVFDWTILKYPQISSNPRMRAGERTSGAAGPSMDKIEKTPGEASGRRNPSGSVNPSDNYAQRPRETVSMSLKEIMHSTDRSGERTVERPRTSSRTGSASRRAVASSSRPASSVEPSEQYNRTSRLFSSNSGSRPSSTQRVNPSPGESRATSLSRAAVARGSRDEPLHRSLELLSLGGGKRK; encoded by the exons ATGGATCATGTGGTCGGGGGCAAGTTCAAGCTCGGCAAGAAGATCGGGAGTGGATCGTTCGGGGAGCTCTTCCTCG CTGTGAATGTGCAGACTGGAGAGGAGGTCGCCGTCAAGCTG GAAAATGTCAAGACAAAGCACCCGCAGCTTCATTATGAGTCGAAGCTATACATGCTTCTCCAAGGAGGAA CTGGCATTCCACACCTGAAGTGGTTCGGTGTTGAGGGGGAGTATAATGTGATGGTGATTGATCTTCTTGGCCCTAGCCTTGAGGACTTGTTCAACTATTGCAGTAGGAAGTTCTCTCTGAAGACTGTGCTCATGCTTGCTGATCAAATG ATTAATCGGGTTGAGTACATGCATCAAAAGGGGTTTCTTCATCGTGATATAAAGCCTGATAATTTCCTTATGGGGCTTGGTAGGAAAGCCAATCAG GTATATATAATAGACTATGGACTTGCGAAGAAATATAGGGACCTTCAAACTCATAAGCACATCCCATACAG AGAGAACAAGAACCTCACTGGAACTGCACGATATGCAAGTGTCAATACCCACCTTGGCGTTG AGCAAAGCAGGAGAGATGATTTAGAATCTCTTGGTTATGTTCTTATGTACTTCCTTAGGGGCAG CCTACCATGGCAGGGGCTGAAAGCAGGAACCAAGAAGCAGAAATATGACAAAATCAGTGAGAAAAAGATGCTTACTCCTGTCGAG GTACTCTGCAAATCGTATCCATCAGAGTTTATCTCCTATTTCCACTACTGTCGTTCGTTGCGGTTTGAAGACAAGCCTGATTATTCTTACCTGAAGAGACTATTCCGCGATCTCTTTATCCGGGAAG GATACCAGTTTGACTACGTGTTTGACTGGACCATTTTGAAGTATCCTCAGATAAGCTCCAACCCGCGGATGAGG GCAGGGGAAAGAACTAGTGGAGCTGCTGGACCCTCAATGGATAAGATTGAGAAGACCCCAG GAGAAGCGTCCGGTAGAAGGAATCCTAGTGGTTCTGTGAATCCGAGTGACAATTATGCACAACGGCCACGTGAGACCGTATCTATGTCATTAAAGGAAATT ATGCATAGCACTGACCGGTCTGGGGAAAGGACTGTGGAGAGACCACGTacatcctcacgtacaggcaGTGCATCCCGTAGAGCTGTTGCATCAAGCAGCAGGCCAGCCTCATCTGTGGAACCAAGTGAGCAGTATAACCGGACAAGCAGATTGTTCTCTAGCAACAGTGGCAGTCGTCCATCTAGCACCCAGAGAGTTAATCCATCGCCAGGCGAGTCAAGGGCTACCTCCCTTTCACGGGCTGCAGTTGCGAGAGGCTCCCGCGACGAGCCACTCCACCGCAGCCTGGAGCTTCTGTCCCTCGGTGGTGGTAAAAGGAAATAG